TATTCTCTCGTTCATTCTCTTTGGCGTTGGCCTTTGGGGCCTTATGCGTCGCCGCCATCTGGTTGGCATGCTGATTTCCATGGAAATCATGCTGAACGCAGCCAACATGAACTTTATCTCATTCGCCTACTTTAGCGCAAAGGACTCTACTGCAGGCGCTGTCTTTGGTATTTTCGTCATCGCAGTGACTGCATGCGAAATGGCAGTGGCCTTGGCCATTATCGTCAGCATGTATCGCCGTCGCAAGAGTCTTGACGTGGAACAGTTGAGGGATCTCCATGATTAACGACATCTCTATCAGCTATCTTATTTTCCTGATGCCGCTTCTTACCTTTGTGGTGAACGGGCTCTTTTTGGGCAAGCGTTCCGCCAAGGGTGCTGCAGCATTCGCCATCGTTTGCAACGGCATCGCCATGGTTTCCGCCATTATGCTGGCGGTGAACTACTTCAGTTCCGGCATTGCTCCCCAAAAGGCAATCCTTTTCGAGATTCCCTTCTTGAAGTTTGCCGAAAGCTTTGTGGCAAACATCGGCCTTCTGGTGGACCCCCTATCCATCATGATGCTTGTTGTGGTAACATTCATCGCCTTCATGGTGAACATCTACAGCGTTGGCTACATGAGAGGCGACCGCGCCGAAGGCCGCTTCTTTGCGCTGCTTTCTCTGTTCAGTTTCAGCATGCTTGGGCTGGTTGCCGCCACCAACCTTTTCCAGATGTTCATCTTCTGGGAACTGGTGGGCGTTTCCAGCTACCTGCTGATCGGCTTCTGGTACCACAAGCCTTCTGCGGTGAGCGCATCCAAGCAGGCATTCATCCTTACCCGATTCGCCGACAGTTTCTTCCTGTTGGGCATCGTGATTGTAAGTTTTGTCGCCCAGAGTTTCGACTTTAATACATTGAATGGTCTTACCATGGACGCGTTCAAGGCCCAGTTCATTGATCTTGGACTTATGACGGTTTCCAAGGCAGAGGCTCTGGTTCTCGGCGGCGTCTTGATTTTCACCGGTGGCTGGGGCAAGTCCGCCATGTTCCCCATGCACATTTGGCTTCCCAACGCCATGGAAGGTCCTACCCCGGTGTCTTCCATCATTCACAGTGCCACCATGGTGGTGGCAGGCGTTTACCTGGTCGCTCGCTTGTTCCCCTTCTTCGCTCTCAGCGGAAGCACCATGAACTTGATCATGGTAGTAGGCGCATTCACCATGGTTTTCGCCGCAGTGATTGCTTGTACCCAGAAGGATATTAAGCGCATTCTCGCTTACTCCACTCTTTCTCAGCTGGGCTACATGATGTTCTCCCTGGGTGCTTGCCACATGGGTGACGCAGTGGTAACCACCGGCTGGACAGCATCTACCTACCACATTTTCACCCACGCATTCTTCAAGTGCAGCTTGTTCCTGATTGCGGGTTCCTTGATCCATCAGGTTCACACCAACGATCTTGACGCCATGGGCGGCCTCCGCAAGAAGATGCCCTTGACCTACATCTGCGCATTGATTTCCATTCTGGCCATTTCAGGCATTCCGCCGTTCTCCGGTTTCTTCTCCAAGGACGAAATCATCTTGACGGCTTTCCAGGCACATCACTACGTTGTGTTCGGCTTGGCTTTGCTGACTAGCGGTCTCACCACCTTCTACATGTTCCGTCTGTTCTTCCTCGCTTTCCATGGTGCTCCGCGTTCCGAAAGCGTGAAGGCAGGTCATGTTCACGAAGATTTCTTCATGACCCTTCCCATCGCCATCTTGGCAGTGCCTGCTCTGGCTAGCGGTTTTGCCGCAAAGGGTCTGTTCGAGCATTTCTTCGTGCCGGGCAAGCTTAATGTACCGCAGTTGACTCAAGTGGCAGAAGCCCACTGGATTCCCTACGTTGCCGTAGCCATTGCTGTAGTGGCCCTGCTGATTGCCTGGGTCCTTTACGCAAGCCCCAAGGCAAAGGTTGAACGTGCTCTTGACGACACCAACCGCGGCGGCATCTACAAGGTTGTTTACCACAAGTTCTATTTCGACGAAATGTACTACGCCGTGGTTCGCCAGTTTGTTATCGGCGGCATCGCCCGCGTAGCAAGGTTCATCCAGGACTACATCATCGAAGGCATCTTGGCCTTTGTGGTTTGGTTCGTTCATAGAATGGGCGACCTGGTCCGTACCGCTCAAAGTGGTAACTTGACATTCTACCTTGGATCCTTGGTAGTCGGTGTACTGCTGTGGTATTTCTTTGGTCAGCTTCCGTTTTAAGATTGAGAGGTTATAAGTACTATGGATACATTACTTTTTAATCTGATTTGGCTCATTCCGCTTTTGACCGTTCTCGTCTGCGTTCCAATTCCAGGAAGCAAGATGAAACTGATTAAAGGCATCCATGCCTTTTCCGGAACTTTCGTTCTGGCATTGGTTGGATATCTAACCTACCGAGTCTACACACTGTCCGGAGCCCCCATTGACGAAAATGCAGCTCCGCTTGCTCTTCGCTTCTTTACAGACATTCCCTGGCTCAATGGCCTCAACGCCCACTACATTGTAGGCGCAGATGGTCTCAACATCTTCCTGCTGCTATTGACAGCTGTCATCGTATGGGGCGGCATCCTGGTGAGCTGGGAAATCAAGGGAAACCAGAAAGTATTCTTCGCCTTAATCCAGATGCTTGCAACCAGCGTCTACGGCGTATTCATGAGCATTGACCTGGTGCTGTTCTTCGTATTCTACGAAATGGAAGCCCTGTGCATGTACCTGATGATCGCAGGCTACGGTTCCGGCCGCAAGGATTACGGCGGTAAGAAACTTACCTTGACTCTCGCCTTCGGCTCTTCCATGATTCTGGCAACCTTGTTCGGCCTCTACTTCGAAGGCGGAGCATCCAGCTGGAGCATTGTTGAACTTTCCAAGGTTACCCTCCCCATGGAATTCCAGATGTGGGCATTCCCGCTGATGTTCATGGGCTTTGCAGTCAGCTCATCCTTGTTCCCCTTCCATTTTTGGAGCCCGGACGGCCACGCCTCTGCACCTACCGCAGTTTCTATGCTAGCTGCAGGCGTCATGATGAAGATGGGCGCCTACGGATGCCTTCGTGTGGCCATGTTCCTGATGCCGGAAGCAGCAAAGATTTGGCTTCCCTACGTTGTAGCATTACTGATCTTCAACGTGGTTCTTGGTCCCTTCATTGCACTCCGTCACAAGGACCTCAAGTACATCACGGCCTACAGTTCCATTAGCCACTTGGGCCTCATCTTCCTTGGCCTTGCAGCCCTTACCCCGGTGGGTCTTCGCGGTGCAAGTCTCCAGATGATTTCCCATGGTTTCCTGACCGGATTGTTCTTCGCTACCATCGGTATGATCTACGAGCGTACTCATACCCGCGACATTACTGAAATGGGCGGCATTATGCGCAAGGTTCCGTTCCTGGGCGTAGGCTTTGCCATCGCAGGTTTTGCAGGTCTCGGCCTGCCGGGCTTTAGCGGATTCGTTGCCGAAAGCAACATCTTCATCGGCGCTTTCGCACAGGAATCCACCCTCACCCGCATCGTAACCATTCTTGCAATTCTTTCCATTACCACAACGGCAGTTTACATTCTGCAGACAGCAAACCGCATGCTCCACGGCAACATGCCCGCCAAGTACGAATCCTTGACCGATGCAAACTGCCGAGAAAAGATTGTGGTTGTAGTTCTGGTGCTTTGCCTGCTCTTGATTGGTATTTTCCCGGGTTGGATTGCCGATATGCTGGACCAAAGCATTGCCCCGATTTTCGCAAAGATTTCCGCAGCCGCTGCCACGGCACCGGTAGTTGGAGGTTAATATGAGTTTTGAAATTCCAAACTTCATTCTTCCTGACTTGATTCTCTTGGTCCTTCCGTTCCTGGTAATCGGATGTCGTCTGCTAGTCAAGAATTCCAAGCTTCCCTGGTGTCTTGCCTGTATCGGCTTGATTGCCGTGTTCATTTGGCTAAACGTTCTGCCTCTTGTTGGCGGCAGTGGCAACCACTTCATCAGTAACTGGCGTGTAGACGACTTTGGCATCTTGATGCGCGAAGTGCTTACCTTAAGTGCGATCCTGGGTCTGCTCTTGGCTAAGGATTACTTCGATCACGATGCCGATGGCAAACCCCAGCTGCACCAGATTGCGGAATTTGCAGGTACAGTCGCTTTCGCAACCTTCGGCGGCTACATTGTGGTTTCCGCCTGTGACTTGCTCACGTTCTTCCTGGGCCTTGAAATGGCGACCATTCCCATGTACATTCTGACTGCATGGAACAAGAAGGATCTCTTGGGTTCCGAAGCGGCCACCAAGTACATCTTGATGGGTTCCGTGGCAACCGCATTTGAGTTGTTCGGTTTCAGCTATCTGTATGGTTTTGCAGGATCCATTCATTTCGACGCAATTTATAGCGCCGCTGCAGCAGGCACATCCCCGTTGCTTTGGATCGCCGTTCTGTTCCTCTTCTGCGGAATCGGCTTCAAGCTGACCTTGTTCCCCTTCTACACCTGGGCTCCGGATGTTTACGAAGGTGCCCCCAGCCCAGTCACTGCACTTCTGGCAGTAACCTCCAAGGCTACCGCCATTGCATTCCTGGTAATCCTGGTCTTTGGCCCCTTGGCTCCTGTACAGCAGCAGATCGCACCGCTTATTGCAATCCTTGCAGGCGTAACCTTGTTCGTCGGTAACTTGGGAGCATTGAAGCAGAGCAGACTCCGCCGATTCATGGCCTACAGTTCCATCGCCCAGGCAGGCTATATCATGGTAGCCCTTCTTGGTCCTGTGGGAATGTCCAAGACCGCCATCATCTACTACCTGTTTATTTACACCCTGGCAAACTACCTCGCCTTCTTCGTGTTTGGCATTATTGGTCACCATCGTGAAGAATCCTTTGATTCCTTGAAGGGTCTTTCCAAGCAGAGCGTCAGCCTTGCAACCGCATTGGCCGTAGCCATGTTCAGCTTGGCAGGCATTCCTCCCCTTGCAGGTTTCTTCGGCAAGTTCCACCTGTTCTTCAGCGGCGCTTCCACCGGCCACTACGGCCTTGTGGTATTTGCCGTCTTGAACAACGTTCTTGCCCTGTACTACTACTTGCAAGTGATCAAGAGCGCCTGG
This genomic window from Fibrobacter sp. contains:
- the nuoK gene encoding NADH-quinone oxidoreductase subunit NuoK; this encodes MTLMNCLILSFILFGVGLWGLMRRRHLVGMLISMEIMLNAANMNFISFAYFSAKDSTAGAVFGIFVIAVTACEMAVALAIIVSMYRRRKSLDVEQLRDLHD
- the nuoL gene encoding NADH-quinone oxidoreductase subunit L, producing MINDISISYLIFLMPLLTFVVNGLFLGKRSAKGAAAFAIVCNGIAMVSAIMLAVNYFSSGIAPQKAILFEIPFLKFAESFVANIGLLVDPLSIMMLVVVTFIAFMVNIYSVGYMRGDRAEGRFFALLSLFSFSMLGLVAATNLFQMFIFWELVGVSSYLLIGFWYHKPSAVSASKQAFILTRFADSFFLLGIVIVSFVAQSFDFNTLNGLTMDAFKAQFIDLGLMTVSKAEALVLGGVLIFTGGWGKSAMFPMHIWLPNAMEGPTPVSSIIHSATMVVAGVYLVARLFPFFALSGSTMNLIMVVGAFTMVFAAVIACTQKDIKRILAYSTLSQLGYMMFSLGACHMGDAVVTTGWTASTYHIFTHAFFKCSLFLIAGSLIHQVHTNDLDAMGGLRKKMPLTYICALISILAISGIPPFSGFFSKDEIILTAFQAHHYVVFGLALLTSGLTTFYMFRLFFLAFHGAPRSESVKAGHVHEDFFMTLPIAILAVPALASGFAAKGLFEHFFVPGKLNVPQLTQVAEAHWIPYVAVAIAVVALLIAWVLYASPKAKVERALDDTNRGGIYKVVYHKFYFDEMYYAVVRQFVIGGIARVARFIQDYIIEGILAFVVWFVHRMGDLVRTAQSGNLTFYLGSLVVGVLLWYFFGQLPF
- a CDS encoding NADH-quinone oxidoreductase subunit M; its protein translation is MKLIKGIHAFSGTFVLALVGYLTYRVYTLSGAPIDENAAPLALRFFTDIPWLNGLNAHYIVGADGLNIFLLLLTAVIVWGGILVSWEIKGNQKVFFALIQMLATSVYGVFMSIDLVLFFVFYEMEALCMYLMIAGYGSGRKDYGGKKLTLTLAFGSSMILATLFGLYFEGGASSWSIVELSKVTLPMEFQMWAFPLMFMGFAVSSSLFPFHFWSPDGHASAPTAVSMLAAGVMMKMGAYGCLRVAMFLMPEAAKIWLPYVVALLIFNVVLGPFIALRHKDLKYITAYSSISHLGLIFLGLAALTPVGLRGASLQMISHGFLTGLFFATIGMIYERTHTRDITEMGGIMRKVPFLGVGFAIAGFAGLGLPGFSGFVAESNIFIGAFAQESTLTRIVTILAILSITTTAVYILQTANRMLHGNMPAKYESLTDANCREKIVVVVLVLCLLLIGIFPGWIADMLDQSIAPIFAKISAAAATAPVVGG
- a CDS encoding NADH-quinone oxidoreductase subunit N, whose product is MSFEIPNFILPDLILLVLPFLVIGCRLLVKNSKLPWCLACIGLIAVFIWLNVLPLVGGSGNHFISNWRVDDFGILMREVLTLSAILGLLLAKDYFDHDADGKPQLHQIAEFAGTVAFATFGGYIVVSACDLLTFFLGLEMATIPMYILTAWNKKDLLGSEAATKYILMGSVATAFELFGFSYLYGFAGSIHFDAIYSAAAAGTSPLLWIAVLFLFCGIGFKLTLFPFYTWAPDVYEGAPSPVTALLAVTSKATAIAFLVILVFGPLAPVQQQIAPLIAILAGVTLFVGNLGALKQSRLRRFMAYSSIAQAGYIMVALLGPVGMSKTAIIYYLFIYTLANYLAFFVFGIIGHHREESFDSLKGLSKQSVSLATALAVAMFSLAGIPPLAGFFGKFHLFFSGASTGHYGLVVFAVLNNVLALYYYLQVIKSAWADEPEKELSPLQMTMRQRVTIVLLTAAVILIGLLPFLSNNIFAGMSL